Proteins co-encoded in one Populus trichocarpa isolate Nisqually-1 chromosome 10, P.trichocarpa_v4.1, whole genome shotgun sequence genomic window:
- the LOC18102538 gene encoding zinc finger protein SHOOT GRAVITROPISM 5 isoform X1: MLDSITTSTAPSPSSDPFTSSLDNGLTNKRKRKPAGTPDPDAEVVSLSPRTLLESDRYVCEICSQGFQRDQNLQMHRRRHKVPWKLLKRETQEVKKRVYVCPEPSCLHHDPCHALGDLVGIKKHFRRKHSNHKQWVCEKCSKGYAVQSDYKAHLKTCGTRGHSCDCGRVFSRVESFIEHQDACTVRRAQPELQALQPAACSSRTASSTSPSSDANFSIVPLPGIPMSKATEPVYFYSDRNDASTSQQEHNLELQLLPSSSTHFPQNPDEGYATNLKLSIGSSDSLKKNEQFKAIMDPSGPKRTYEPTLEAAKLEEFANEQLRLAITEKAYAEEARQHAKRQIEMAELEFANAKRIRQQAQAELEKAQVLREQATKKISSTIMQVTCQACKLQFKLSTAAASADETSLAMSYMSSATTEGDGE; the protein is encoded by the exons ATGTTAGACAGCATCACCACTTCAACTGCTCCTTCTCCTTCCTCTGATCCCTTCACGAGTTCCTTAGATAATGGGCTcaccaataaaagaaaaagaaaacctgcAGGCACACCAG atccaGATGCAGAGGTTGTATCTCTATCGCCCAGGACCTTACTAGAATCAGACAGATATGTCTGTGAGATCTGTAGCCAAGGGTTTCAAAGAGACCAGAACCTACAAATGCATAGGAGAAGGCACAAGGTACCATGGAAATTACTGAAAAGGGAGACACAAGAAGTGAAGAAGAGAGTTTATGTATGCCCTGAACCAAGCTGCTTACACCATGACCCATGCCATGCTTTAGGAGATCTTGTTGGCATAAAGAAGCACTTTAGAAGGAAGCACAGTAATCACAAGCAGTGGGTTTGTGAGAAGTGCTCTAAAGGTTATGCTGTTCAGTCTGATTACAAAGCTCACCTCAAAACTTGTGGTACAAGAGGTCATTCTTGTGACTGTGGCCGTGTATTTTCCAG GGTGGAGAGTTTCATCGAGCACCAAGATGCTTGCACAGTAAGGCGAGCCCAGCCTGAACTACAGGCATTGCAGCCGGCGGCCTGCTCATCCAGAACCGCCTCAAGCACCAGCCCTTCAAGTGATGCCAATTTTAGCATAGTTCCGTTACCAGGGATACCAATGTCAAAGGCAACCGAACCAGTTTACTTTTACTCGGATAGAAATGATGCATCTACTAGTCAGCAAGAACACAATCTTGAACTTCAGCTCCTACCATCTTCAAGCACTCACTTCCCACAAAATCCTGACGAGGGTTACGCTACAAATTTGAAGCTTTCAATAGGGTCAAgtgatagtttaaaaaaaaacgaacaaTTCAAGGCCATTATGGATCCAAGTGGCCCGAAAAGAACTTATGAACCTACACTAGAAGCAGCAAAGTTAGAGGAGTTTGCTAATGAACAGTTGAGGTTGGCTATAACTGAAAAGGCCTATGCTGAGGAGGCTAGACAACATGCAAAGAGACAAATTGAGATGGCTGAACTGGAATTTGCAAATGCGAAGAGGATAAGGCAACAAGCTCAAGCTGAGCTTGAAAAGGCTCAAGTTTTGAGAGAGCAAGCTACAAAGAAGATTAGCTCTACCATTATGCAAGTCACCTGCCAAGCTTGCAAGCTACAATTCAAACTATCAACGGCTGCTGCATCGGCAGACGAAACCTCCCTTGCTATGAGTTACATGTCCTCAGCAACTACTGAAGGGGACGGGGAGTGA
- the LOC18102538 gene encoding zinc finger protein SHOOT GRAVITROPISM 5 isoform X2, which produces MGSPIKEKENLQAHQVGALQGQKNKNNPHIETLYPLYPDAEVVSLSPRTLLESDRYVCEICSQGFQRDQNLQMHRRRHKVPWKLLKRETQEVKKRVYVCPEPSCLHHDPCHALGDLVGIKKHFRRKHSNHKQWVCEKCSKGYAVQSDYKAHLKTCGTRGHSCDCGRVFSRVESFIEHQDACTVRRAQPELQALQPAACSSRTASSTSPSSDANFSIVPLPGIPMSKATEPVYFYSDRNDASTSQQEHNLELQLLPSSSTHFPQNPDEGYATNLKLSIGSSDSLKKNEQFKAIMDPSGPKRTYEPTLEAAKLEEFANEQLRLAITEKAYAEEARQHAKRQIEMAELEFANAKRIRQQAQAELEKAQVLREQATKKISSTIMQVTCQACKLQFKLSTAAASADETSLAMSYMSSATTEGDGE; this is translated from the exons ATGGGCTcaccaataaaagaaaaagaaaacctgcAGGCACACCAGGTAGGAGCACTCCaaggacaaaaaaacaagaataaccCCCATATCGAAACTCTCTATCCTTTGT atccaGATGCAGAGGTTGTATCTCTATCGCCCAGGACCTTACTAGAATCAGACAGATATGTCTGTGAGATCTGTAGCCAAGGGTTTCAAAGAGACCAGAACCTACAAATGCATAGGAGAAGGCACAAGGTACCATGGAAATTACTGAAAAGGGAGACACAAGAAGTGAAGAAGAGAGTTTATGTATGCCCTGAACCAAGCTGCTTACACCATGACCCATGCCATGCTTTAGGAGATCTTGTTGGCATAAAGAAGCACTTTAGAAGGAAGCACAGTAATCACAAGCAGTGGGTTTGTGAGAAGTGCTCTAAAGGTTATGCTGTTCAGTCTGATTACAAAGCTCACCTCAAAACTTGTGGTACAAGAGGTCATTCTTGTGACTGTGGCCGTGTATTTTCCAG GGTGGAGAGTTTCATCGAGCACCAAGATGCTTGCACAGTAAGGCGAGCCCAGCCTGAACTACAGGCATTGCAGCCGGCGGCCTGCTCATCCAGAACCGCCTCAAGCACCAGCCCTTCAAGTGATGCCAATTTTAGCATAGTTCCGTTACCAGGGATACCAATGTCAAAGGCAACCGAACCAGTTTACTTTTACTCGGATAGAAATGATGCATCTACTAGTCAGCAAGAACACAATCTTGAACTTCAGCTCCTACCATCTTCAAGCACTCACTTCCCACAAAATCCTGACGAGGGTTACGCTACAAATTTGAAGCTTTCAATAGGGTCAAgtgatagtttaaaaaaaaacgaacaaTTCAAGGCCATTATGGATCCAAGTGGCCCGAAAAGAACTTATGAACCTACACTAGAAGCAGCAAAGTTAGAGGAGTTTGCTAATGAACAGTTGAGGTTGGCTATAACTGAAAAGGCCTATGCTGAGGAGGCTAGACAACATGCAAAGAGACAAATTGAGATGGCTGAACTGGAATTTGCAAATGCGAAGAGGATAAGGCAACAAGCTCAAGCTGAGCTTGAAAAGGCTCAAGTTTTGAGAGAGCAAGCTACAAAGAAGATTAGCTCTACCATTATGCAAGTCACCTGCCAAGCTTGCAAGCTACAATTCAAACTATCAACGGCTGCTGCATCGGCAGACGAAACCTCCCTTGCTATGAGTTACATGTCCTCAGCAACTACTGAAGGGGACGGGGAGTGA
- the LOC7462645 gene encoding PHD finger protein MALE STERILITY 1: protein MMSYLDLISSKKRKREERVFRFKIFGENGYPVEFDGSFQQNIKKLLELGHFQRNICSRMPSWSFKLEVIRQPSFHILLFVVEEPIEASLEHHCKHCQYLGWGQNMICNRKYHFVLPSKDIEAAFLNCQDGAISTKDNFNLVQSRGHLMHGIFHSNGFGHLLCVNGMEGGSDLAGCQIMEFWDRLCTGLRARKVSLNDISQKRSMELRLLHGVAFSEPWFGRWGYKFGRGSFGVTQPMHQKAIETIQGMPLCILVHYLGNSNHHIPVILSRYQTVSDHSLVTLGDLFRFMLELKTHLPEENCVDSHIVKPTCRWSPKRVEMATRVIVEALKRAEFRWVSRQDVRDAARAYIGDTGLLDFVLKSLGNHVVGNYLVRRCLNPVTKVLEYCLEDVSNVHPEQQGLVINNSKMKGRYRMTRPQLMKDMLYLYRCILKDQKPTMNQGILSAIPAATRIILDTKYLVKEYNGELPWKIHHTGHEEAGKMTLYCTVFLRDKQESNEVMKKAMPPLECITLKNNATFNELKLEVERKFRELYWGLKSFVVESIMNLNVKGTDLVSEVVEVGQKIVLEGSNAESGTINELIYECGVNNRVVDCACGAKEDDGERMISCDICEVWQHSRCVQIPNNQEMPPIFLCSRCEKEIMILPSMP, encoded by the exons ATGATGTCTTATTTGGACCTAATTAGCagcaagaaaaggaagagagaagagagggtgTTCAGGTTCAAGATTTTTGGTGAAAATGGCTACCCAGTTGAGTTTGACGGGTCATtccaacaaaatatcaaaaagctTCTTGAACTTGGGCATTTTCAGAGAAATATTTGCAGTAGAATGCCAAGCTGGTCATTTAAGCTTGAAGTCATACGCCAACCTTCTTTTCACATCTTGTTGTTTGTTGTCGAGGAACCAATTGAGGCATCGCTAGAACATCATTGCAAGCACTGCCAGTATCTTG GCTGGGGTCAGAATATGATTTGCAACAGGAAGTATCACTTTGTTCTACCTTCGAAGGACATAGAAGCAGCTTTTTTGAACTGTCAAGATGGGGCAATTTCAACAAAAGACAACTTCAATTTAGTGCAATCACGGGGCCATCTCATGCATGGTATCTTCCACTCTAATGGGTTCGGGCATTTGCTGTGTGTCAATGGGATGGAAGGAGGTTCCGACTTGGCTGGATGCCAGATCATGGAATTTTGGGATCGGTTGTGCACGGGATTGCGAGCAAG GAAAGTGAGCTTGAATGACATTTCACAGAAAAGAAGTATGGAATTGAGACTACTCCACGGTGTAGCATTCAGTGAACCATGGTTCGGTCGTTGGGGTTATAAATTCGGGCGTGGAAGCTTCGGGGTCACTCAACCAATGCACCAGAAAGCCATTGAAACTATACAAGGCATGCCCTTATGCATACTTGTTCATTATCTTGGGAATTCTAATCATCATATTCCAGTCATTCTCTCTAGGTACCAAACGGTATCAGATCATTCTTTGGTGACACTTGGTGACCTATTCCGCTTCATGTTAGAACTCAAGACCCACCTTCCAGAAGAAAATTGTGTCGATAGCCATATTGTGAAACCTACTTGTAGATGGTCTCCAAAACGAGTTGAAATGGCAACAAGGGTGATTGTGGAAGCTCTAAAAAGGGCTGAATTTAGGTGGGTTTCAAGACAAGATGTTAGGGACGCTGCTCGTGCCTATATTGGCGACACAGGTTTGCTAGATTTTGTGCTAAAATCACTCGGAAACCATGTAGTAGGGAATTATTTAGTTCGGCGCTGCTTGAATCCAGTAACAAAGGTTTTAGAGTATTGCTTGGAAGATGTCTCAAATGTACATCCTGAACAACAAGGTTTGGTCATCAACAATTCAAAAATGAAAGGTAGATACAGGATGACAAGGCCTCAACTAATGAAGGACATGCTCTACTTGTACAGATGTATCCTCAAAGACCAAAAACCAACAATGAACCAAGGGATTCTTAGCGCAATACCAGCAGCTACAAGGATAATTCTTGACACCAAATACCTTGTCAAAGAATATAATGGCGAACTGCCATGGAAAATTCATCACACCGGCCATGAGGAAGCTGGGAAAATGACACTGTATTGCACGGTTTTTTTAAGAGACAAACAAGAGAGCAATGAAGTGATGAAAAAGGCAATGCCACCATTGGAATGCATCACCTTGAAAAACAACGCTACCTTCAATGAGCTTAAACTAGAAGTGGAAAGGAAGTTCAGAGAATTGTACTGGGGATTGAAAAGCTTCGTTGTAGAGTCAATAATGAACTTGAATGTGAAGGGCACGGATTTGGTTTCCGAAGTAGTTGAAGTGGGTCAAAAAATTGTGTTAGAGGGGAGCAACGCAGAGAGCGGAACAATCAACGAGTTAATATATGAATGTGGCGTTAATAACCGAGTCGTAGATTGTGCCTGTGGAGCcaaagaagatgatggtgaGAGAATGATATCATGTGATATCTGTGAAGTTTGGCAGCATAGTAGATGTGTTCAAATTCCAAATAATCAGGAAATGCCTCCTATATTTCTCTGCAGCCGCTGTGAGAAGGAAATCATGATTTTACCATCTATGCCATAG
- the LOC7459089 gene encoding protein BASIC PENTACYSTEINE2, with protein sequence MDDDALNMRNWGYYEPSYKEPLGLQLMPAMVDRDSKHLLPRRDPNNIMVGATGAYLPRESLVSDASMHMNYMRDSWINREKFLNMLPPNPSYVVHPETSGAQSMPMLQPPDSSRDERVSRMEEPSVSKEGSQLKKRQVGGTAPKTPKPKKPRKPKDGNNNTVQRAKPAKKSVDVVINGIDMDISGIPIPVCSCTGIPQQCYRWGCGGWQSACCTTNVSMYPLPMSTKRRGARIAGRKMSQGAFKKVLEKLAAEGYNFANPIDLRTHWARHGTNKFVTIR encoded by the coding sequence ATGGACGACGATGCATTGAACATGCGCAATTGGGGTTATTATGAACCGTCATACAAGGAGCCACTAGGTCTCCAGCTAATGCCAGCCATGGTAGACCGTGATTCGAAGCATCTCCTACCCAGGCGTGATCCGAATAACATCATGGTTGGTGCCACTGGAGCCTACCTTCCGCGTGAGTCTTTGGTTTCGGATGCCTCTATGCATATGAATTATATGAGGGATAGTTGGATAAACCGGGAGAAGTTTTTAAATATGCTACCCCCAAATCCTAGTTATGTTGTTCACCCTGAAACTTCTGGAGCTCAGTCCATGCCAATGTTACAGCCACCCGATTCATCAAGGGATGAGAGGGTGAGTAGGATGGAGGAGCCTAGTGTAAGTAAGGAAGGTAGCCAGTTGAAGAAAAGACAAGTTGGGGGTACCGCCCCCAAAACTCCCAAACCTAAGAAACCTAGAAAGCCAAAAGATGGTAACAACAATACAGTTCAGCGTGCGAAGCCAGCTAAGAAAAGTGTGGATGTTGTTATAAATGGGATTGATATGGACATTTCAGGTATCCCAATTCCGGTCTGCTCATGTACCGGAATTCCTCAGCAATGTTATCGATGGGGCTGTGGAGGATGGCAGTCTGCATGTTGCACCACAAATGTCTCGATGTATCCTCTGCCAATGAGTACCAAAAGACGCGGTGCAAGGATAGCTGGAAGGAAAATGAGTCAGGGTGCATTTAAGAAGGTACTGGAGAAGCTCGCGGCTGAAGGTTATAACTTTGCTAACCCAATTGATTTAAGGACTCACTGGGCAAGACATGGAACCAACAAGTTTGTCACTATCAGGTAG
- the LOC7459090 gene encoding uncharacterized protein LOC7459090, whose translation MGLSCGEDDFEKNESHGVPLIIESGETRARGGYMDLQHHHHPVEFDVEFWPVEHPMEPQDEDRPVKCPMPTSSVIKNGRAHEESLEKRADDLPLPAVMNKQGIFVVAAEPQVRAVRKRHHTLTRPDHRVIAPNLARMASLPAIPTQNVTIFQMLQEFDKFDQY comes from the exons ATGGGTTTGTCATGTGGGGAGGATGATTTT GAAAAGAATGAAAGTCATGGAGTTCCATTAATAATTGAGAGCGGAGAGACTAGAGCCAGGGGTGGCTATATGGATttacaacatcatcatcatccagtTGAATTTGATGTCGAATTCTGGCCAGTGGAACACCCAATGGAACCACAGGATGAAGATCGTCCCGTCAAATGTCCAATGCCAACCTCTTCTGTTATCAAG AATGGAAGGGCGCATGAGGAGAGCTTGGAGAAGAGAGCAGACGACCTACCACTACCAGCAGTAATGAACAAACAAGGCATTTTCGTGGTGGCTGCAGAACCCCAAGTCCGAGCAGTGCGTAAGAGGCATCATACTCTTACCCGTCCGGACCACCGTGTAATAGCACCTAATTTGGCAAGAATGGCTTCTCTTCCTGCTATACCAACTCAGAACGTCACCATTTTTCAAATGCTTCAAGAATTCGACAAGTTCGATCAGTATTAA
- the LOC7459091 gene encoding type IV inositol polyphosphate 5-phosphatase 9 isoform X1 encodes MSFIMAENQEELVMWPRLVTKKILGERLRSNNNFVADFPSNAEASSLLDNSSLGSPSLSENNILNQRKHNFQNYKIFISTWNVGGIAPQDDLDIADWLDTPNNMCDIYVFGFQEIVPLRASYVLGSENSKISVKWNSLIREALNKKIQHCLEKQQYNNKLGRKQKTAEDDKAIFESSIPEGFRCVISKQMVGILISVWIRSDLRPYVRHPRASCVGCGIMGYLGNKGSVSVRFQLHETSFCFVCSHLASGGREGDEKHRKSDVAEIFSRTSFPRGPSFDLPRKILDHDRVILLGDLNYRISLPEATTRLLVDRKEWNALLENDQLRMELMSGQVFEGWREGLIKFAPTYKYCLNSNVYFGCVEGQKGGKWRAPAWCDRIIWYGEGLQQRLYTRGESNLSDHRPVKAIFTAQVQVSSTLKGLQKFFLSERFDQITTKFDQMSSSDKFRCRDRSSNCKKIH; translated from the exons atgagCTTCATCATGGCAGAAAACCAAGAAGAATTA GTCATGTGGCCAAGATTAGTAACTAAGAAGATTCTTGGAGAAAGATTGAGGAGCAACAACAACTTTGTGGCAGATTTTCCAAGCAACGCAGAAGCCAGCAGCTTGCTGGATAATTCAAGCTTAGGTTCGCCATCTTTGAGCGAGAACAACATCCTCAATCAGCGCAAGCACAACTTCCAAAACTACAA GATCTTCATCAGCACATGGAATGTTGGCGGGATTGCACCACAGGACGATTTGGACATTGCCGATTGGCTAGATACTCCCAATAATATGTGTGACATATACGTTTTTGG GTTTCAAGAGATTGTACCTCTAAGAGCATCATATGTTTTAGGTTCCGAAAATAGTAAGATTTCAGTGAAATGGAATTCATTGATTAGAGAAGCATTGAACAAGAAGATTCAGCATTGCCTAGAAAAACAGcaatacaataataaattaggaagaaaacaaaaaactgctGAAGATGATAAGGCAATATTCGAAAGCAGCATTCCTGAAGGCTTCCGGTGTGTCATTAGTAAGCAAATGGTCGGAATATTAATATCAGTTTGGATTCGAAGTGATCTGCGTCCTTATGTCCGGCATCCTAGGGCCTCTTGTGTAGGCTGTGGCATCATGGGTTACCTAGGAAACAAG GGATCTGTGTCAGTTAGATTTCAGTTACATGAAACAAGCTTCTGCTTTGTGTGTAGTCATCTAGCTTCAGGAGGTAGAGAGGGGGATGAAAAGCATAGAAAATCCGACGTAGCTGAAATATTTTCTCGAACAAGCTTCCCTAGAGGGCCTTCGTTTGATTTGCCGCGAAAGATTCTAGATCATGA CCGAGTAATTTTGCTTGGAGATTTGAATTATAGAATTTCTCTACCAGAAGCAACAACTCGATTATTGGTGGATAGAAAAGAATGGAATGCCTTGCTAGAAAACGATCAG CTAAGGATGGAGCTCATGAGTGGTCAAGTATTTGAAGGTTGGCGTGAAGGACTTATCAAATTTGCTCCCACTTACAAATATTGCCTGAATTCAAATGTATATTTTGGATGTGTTGAAGGCCAAAAAGGTGGAAAGTGGCGCGCCCCAGCAtg GTGTGATCGGATTATTTGGTACGGAGAGGGACTACAGCAACGTCTGTATACTAGAGGTGAATCAAACTTGTCTGATCATAGACCAGTCAAGGCAATATTTACTGCACAAGTTCAGGTATCAAGCACATTAAAAGGACTTCAAAAATTCTTCCTGTCAGAGAGGTTTGATCAAATAACAACCAAATTTGATCAGATGTCATCATCCGATAAATTTCGATGCAGGGACAGATCTTCAAATTGTAAAAAGATACATTGA
- the LOC7459091 gene encoding type IV inositol polyphosphate 5-phosphatase 9 isoform X2, which translates to MWPRLVTKKILGERLRSNNNFVADFPSNAEASSLLDNSSLGSPSLSENNILNQRKHNFQNYKIFISTWNVGGIAPQDDLDIADWLDTPNNMCDIYVFGFQEIVPLRASYVLGSENSKISVKWNSLIREALNKKIQHCLEKQQYNNKLGRKQKTAEDDKAIFESSIPEGFRCVISKQMVGILISVWIRSDLRPYVRHPRASCVGCGIMGYLGNKGSVSVRFQLHETSFCFVCSHLASGGREGDEKHRKSDVAEIFSRTSFPRGPSFDLPRKILDHDRVILLGDLNYRISLPEATTRLLVDRKEWNALLENDQLRMELMSGQVFEGWREGLIKFAPTYKYCLNSNVYFGCVEGQKGGKWRAPAWCDRIIWYGEGLQQRLYTRGESNLSDHRPVKAIFTAQVQVSSTLKGLQKFFLSERFDQITTKFDQMSSSDKFRCRDRSSNCKKIH; encoded by the exons ATGTGGCCAAGATTAGTAACTAAGAAGATTCTTGGAGAAAGATTGAGGAGCAACAACAACTTTGTGGCAGATTTTCCAAGCAACGCAGAAGCCAGCAGCTTGCTGGATAATTCAAGCTTAGGTTCGCCATCTTTGAGCGAGAACAACATCCTCAATCAGCGCAAGCACAACTTCCAAAACTACAA GATCTTCATCAGCACATGGAATGTTGGCGGGATTGCACCACAGGACGATTTGGACATTGCCGATTGGCTAGATACTCCCAATAATATGTGTGACATATACGTTTTTGG GTTTCAAGAGATTGTACCTCTAAGAGCATCATATGTTTTAGGTTCCGAAAATAGTAAGATTTCAGTGAAATGGAATTCATTGATTAGAGAAGCATTGAACAAGAAGATTCAGCATTGCCTAGAAAAACAGcaatacaataataaattaggaagaaaacaaaaaactgctGAAGATGATAAGGCAATATTCGAAAGCAGCATTCCTGAAGGCTTCCGGTGTGTCATTAGTAAGCAAATGGTCGGAATATTAATATCAGTTTGGATTCGAAGTGATCTGCGTCCTTATGTCCGGCATCCTAGGGCCTCTTGTGTAGGCTGTGGCATCATGGGTTACCTAGGAAACAAG GGATCTGTGTCAGTTAGATTTCAGTTACATGAAACAAGCTTCTGCTTTGTGTGTAGTCATCTAGCTTCAGGAGGTAGAGAGGGGGATGAAAAGCATAGAAAATCCGACGTAGCTGAAATATTTTCTCGAACAAGCTTCCCTAGAGGGCCTTCGTTTGATTTGCCGCGAAAGATTCTAGATCATGA CCGAGTAATTTTGCTTGGAGATTTGAATTATAGAATTTCTCTACCAGAAGCAACAACTCGATTATTGGTGGATAGAAAAGAATGGAATGCCTTGCTAGAAAACGATCAG CTAAGGATGGAGCTCATGAGTGGTCAAGTATTTGAAGGTTGGCGTGAAGGACTTATCAAATTTGCTCCCACTTACAAATATTGCCTGAATTCAAATGTATATTTTGGATGTGTTGAAGGCCAAAAAGGTGGAAAGTGGCGCGCCCCAGCAtg GTGTGATCGGATTATTTGGTACGGAGAGGGACTACAGCAACGTCTGTATACTAGAGGTGAATCAAACTTGTCTGATCATAGACCAGTCAAGGCAATATTTACTGCACAAGTTCAGGTATCAAGCACATTAAAAGGACTTCAAAAATTCTTCCTGTCAGAGAGGTTTGATCAAATAACAACCAAATTTGATCAGATGTCATCATCCGATAAATTTCGATGCAGGGACAGATCTTCAAATTGTAAAAAGATACATTGA